The following DNA comes from Corynebacterium lizhenjunii.
ACTTGGTCACCGGTGCGGTGGATACCGCCACGGGCCAGTCGTGGGACCGGGTGGTAGAAGACACCCGCGCGCACAACGAGCAGTTGATGCCCACGGTGGAGGCCCTCTTGGCACAGGTTGGTTGGACTTACGCTGACCTGGACGCTGTGGTGGTGGGCACCGGCCCGGGCCCATTTACCGGGCTACGGGTGGGGATGGCCACGGCATCGGCCCTGGGAGTGGCCCTGAACATTCCGGTCTTTGGGGTGTGTTCTTTGGACGCCATTGCGCACCGCGTCGCCGCGACGGCCCCTGCTCCCGCAGACTTGTTGGTGGCCACCGATGCCCGCCGTAAGGAGGTCTACTGGGCCACCTACCGTGGCACCGCGCGCACGTCCGGCCCGCAGGTGCATAAGCCGGAGGAGCTGGAGGCC
Coding sequences within:
- the tsaB gene encoding tRNA (adenosine(37)-N6)-threonylcarbamoyltransferase complex dimerization subunit type 1 TsaB, which translates into the protein MRILALDTATTDLVTGAVDTATGQSWDRVVEDTRAHNEQLMPTVEALLAQVGWTYADLDAVVVGTGPGPFTGLRVGMATASALGVALNIPVFGVCSLDAIAHRVAATAPAPADLLVATDARRKEVYWATYRGTARTSGPQVHKPEELEATAQQLVFPEAIAPRLPQQLQSLPRQWATPRAAGLVAVAGDLQATPEPLVPLYLRRPDAVPPQPAPRSAALPPLEHLQLGDAPVPSATSEA